A single Methylobacterium sp. 17Sr1-1 DNA region contains:
- a CDS encoding IlvD/Edd family dehydratase, translated as MAQTPRPRIDASRLRSRLWFDNPDNPGMTALYLERYLNFGLTVGELRGGKPLIGIAQTGSDLSPCNRHHLELAKRVREGITAAGGVAFEFPCHPIQETGKRPTAALDRNLAYLSLVEVLYGYPLDGVVLLTGCDKTMPACLMAAATVNIPTISLNVGPMLNGWSRGERTGSGTVVWKARERHAAGDIDYQQFLDIVASSAPSDGHCNTMGTASTMNALAEALGMALPGSAAIPAPYRERGQAAYATGQRIVDMVWEDLKPSDILTREAFENAIVANTAIGGSTNAPIHINAIAKLIGVPLTCDDWERVGYDIPLLVNMQPAGHYLGEEYYRAGGLPAVMSELLEAGKLHADVLTCNGKTVAENCAGAQTWDRDVIKPYNEPLRERAGFLNLKGSLFDSAIMKTSVISREFYDRYLANPDDPYAFEGKVVVFDGPEDYHHRIDDASLEIDEHTILIMRGAGPIGYPGAAEVVNMQPPGELIRKGVLSLPCIGDGRQSGTSGTPSILNASPEAAAGGGLALLQNGDRVRIDLNKRTADILLPEEEIRRRREDLNARGGYPYPASQTPWQAIQRAMVDQLSEGMILKGSEAFQRIAQTHGVPRDNH; from the coding sequence ATGGCCCAGACGCCGCGCCCCCGCATCGACGCCAGCCGCCTGCGTTCGCGCCTCTGGTTCGACAACCCGGACAACCCGGGCATGACCGCGCTCTACCTCGAGCGCTACCTCAATTTCGGCCTCACGGTGGGCGAGCTGCGCGGCGGCAAGCCGCTGATCGGCATCGCCCAGACCGGCTCGGACCTCTCGCCGTGCAACCGCCACCACCTCGAGCTCGCCAAGCGCGTGCGCGAGGGCATCACCGCGGCCGGCGGCGTGGCGTTCGAGTTCCCGTGCCACCCGATCCAGGAGACCGGCAAGCGGCCGACCGCCGCCCTCGACCGCAACCTCGCCTACCTGTCGCTGGTCGAGGTGCTGTACGGCTACCCCCTCGACGGCGTCGTGCTGCTCACCGGCTGCGACAAGACCATGCCGGCCTGCCTGATGGCGGCGGCCACCGTGAACATCCCGACGATCTCGCTCAATGTCGGCCCGATGCTGAACGGCTGGAGCCGCGGCGAGCGCACGGGCTCCGGCACCGTGGTGTGGAAGGCCCGCGAGCGCCACGCCGCCGGCGACATCGACTACCAGCAGTTCCTCGACATCGTGGCCTCGTCGGCGCCCTCGGACGGCCACTGCAACACCATGGGCACCGCCTCGACCATGAACGCGCTGGCCGAGGCGCTCGGCATGGCGCTGCCGGGCTCGGCGGCGATCCCCGCCCCCTACCGCGAGCGCGGACAGGCCGCCTACGCCACCGGCCAGCGCATCGTCGACATGGTGTGGGAGGACCTGAAGCCCTCCGACATCCTCACCCGCGAGGCGTTCGAGAACGCGATCGTCGCCAACACCGCCATCGGCGGCTCGACCAACGCGCCGATCCACATCAACGCCATCGCCAAGCTGATCGGCGTGCCGCTCACCTGCGACGACTGGGAGCGCGTCGGCTACGACATCCCGCTCTTGGTCAACATGCAGCCCGCCGGCCACTATCTCGGCGAGGAATACTACCGCGCCGGCGGCCTGCCGGCGGTGATGTCCGAGCTGCTCGAGGCCGGCAAGCTCCACGCCGACGTGCTGACCTGCAACGGCAAGACCGTGGCGGAGAATTGCGCCGGCGCCCAGACCTGGGACCGCGACGTCATCAAGCCCTATAACGAGCCCCTGCGCGAGCGCGCCGGGTTCCTCAACCTCAAGGGCTCGCTGTTCGATTCCGCGATCATGAAGACCAGCGTGATCAGCCGCGAGTTCTACGACCGCTACCTCGCCAACCCGGACGACCCCTACGCCTTCGAGGGCAAGGTCGTGGTGTTCGACGGGCCGGAGGATTATCACCACCGCATCGACGACGCCTCGCTCGAGATCGACGAGCACACGATCCTCATCATGCGCGGCGCCGGGCCGATCGGCTATCCGGGCGCGGCGGAGGTCGTGAACATGCAGCCCCCGGGCGAGCTGATCCGCAAGGGCGTGCTGTCGCTGCCCTGCATCGGCGACGGGCGCCAGTCCGGCACCTCGGGCACGCCCTCGATCCTCAACGCCTCGCCGGAGGCGGCGGCCGGCGGCGGCCTGGCGCTCCTCCAGAACGGCGACCGCGTCCGGATCGACCTCAACAAGCGCACCGCCGACATCCTGCTCCCCGAGGAGGAGATCCGGCGCCGCCGCGAGGACCTGAACGCCCGGGGCGGCTACCCCTACCCGGCGAGCCAGACCCCCTGGCAGGCGATCCAGCGCGCGATGGTCGACCAGCTCTCCGAGGGCATGATCCTCAAGGGCTCCGAGGCCTTCCAGCGCATCGCCCAGACGCACGGCGTGCCGCGGGACAACCACTAA